Proteins from a genomic interval of Quercus robur chromosome 9, dhQueRobu3.1, whole genome shotgun sequence:
- the LOC126698550 gene encoding uncharacterized protein LOC126698550 isoform X1, with translation MAWVLVVASLVVLWVASLCKILYTSSSPSRNSFLTTGGAFQKRNVLLVVAHPDDESMFFSPTISYITARGHNLHILCLSIGDADGKGNIRKEELYQACAILKVPLQQVKTLDHPELQDGFGRVWNHTLLAKIIEGEINSHGIDLIITFDRYGVSGHCNHRDVHYGVRSKLLRDTPQGNIEAWELVSTNILRKYIGPVDIWFSILDAMQHSGEVMHCLLNEHPQKSFLAMAQHSSQWVWFRKLFVAFSSYTYANMLRRIECI, from the exons ATGGCATGGGTATTGGTTGTTGCTTCTCTGGTAGTGCTCTGGGTAGCATCTCTCTGTAAAATTCTCTATACATCAAGCTCACCTTCCCGGAACTCATTCTTGACTACTG GTGGGGCTTTTCAGAAAAGGAATGTCTTGCTGGTTGTTGCTCACCCAGATGATGAGTCTAT GTTCTTTTCTCCAACAATAAGCTACATTACTGCTAGAGGGCATAATCTGCACATATTGTGCTTATCAATCG gTGATGCAGATGGCAAAGGGAATATAAGAAAAGAAGAGCTCTATCAAGCTTGTGCAATTCTCAAG GTTCCACTTCAACAAGTGAAGACTCTGGACCATCCTGAGTTGCAG GATGGTTTTGGCAGGGTTTGGAACCATACTTTATTGGCTAAGATTATTGAAGGGGAAATTAATAGTCATGGCATTGACTTG ATTATTACTTTCGATAGATATGGTGTTTCAGGTCATTGTAATCATCGTGATGTGCATTATGGAGTACG CAGCAAGCTCTTGCGCGATACTCCACAAGGAAATATTGAGGCTTGGGAACTT GTCAGTACCAACATATTACGCAAGTATATCGGTCCAGTTGATATCTGGTTTTCCATTTTAGATGCCATGCAGCACTCAGGTGAAGTGATGCATTGCTTGCTAAATGAGCATCCCCAGAAGAGCTTCCTCGCAATGGCACAACACTCAAGCCAGTGGGTTTG GTTCCGCAAGCTTTTTGTAGCATTTTCCAGTTATACCTATGCGAACATGCTTAGAAGGATCGAGTGTATTTGA
- the LOC126698550 gene encoding uncharacterized protein LOC126698550 isoform X2: MAWVLVVASLVVLWVASLCKILYTSSSPSRNSFLTTGGAFQKRNVLLVVAHPDDESMFFSPTISYITARGHNLHILCLSIGDADGKGNIRKEELYQACAILKVPLQQVKTLDHPELQDGFGRVWNHTLLAKIIEGEINSHGIDLIITFDRYGVSGHCNHRDVHYGVRKLLRDTPQGNIEAWELVSTNILRKYIGPVDIWFSILDAMQHSGEVMHCLLNEHPQKSFLAMAQHSSQWVWFRKLFVAFSSYTYANMLRRIECI, translated from the exons ATGGCATGGGTATTGGTTGTTGCTTCTCTGGTAGTGCTCTGGGTAGCATCTCTCTGTAAAATTCTCTATACATCAAGCTCACCTTCCCGGAACTCATTCTTGACTACTG GTGGGGCTTTTCAGAAAAGGAATGTCTTGCTGGTTGTTGCTCACCCAGATGATGAGTCTAT GTTCTTTTCTCCAACAATAAGCTACATTACTGCTAGAGGGCATAATCTGCACATATTGTGCTTATCAATCG gTGATGCAGATGGCAAAGGGAATATAAGAAAAGAAGAGCTCTATCAAGCTTGTGCAATTCTCAAG GTTCCACTTCAACAAGTGAAGACTCTGGACCATCCTGAGTTGCAG GATGGTTTTGGCAGGGTTTGGAACCATACTTTATTGGCTAAGATTATTGAAGGGGAAATTAATAGTCATGGCATTGACTTG ATTATTACTTTCGATAGATATGGTGTTTCAGGTCATTGTAATCATCGTGATGTGCATTATGGAGTACG CAAGCTCTTGCGCGATACTCCACAAGGAAATATTGAGGCTTGGGAACTT GTCAGTACCAACATATTACGCAAGTATATCGGTCCAGTTGATATCTGGTTTTCCATTTTAGATGCCATGCAGCACTCAGGTGAAGTGATGCATTGCTTGCTAAATGAGCATCCCCAGAAGAGCTTCCTCGCAATGGCACAACACTCAAGCCAGTGGGTTTG GTTCCGCAAGCTTTTTGTAGCATTTTCCAGTTATACCTATGCGAACATGCTTAGAAGGATCGAGTGTATTTGA
- the LOC126698552 gene encoding BRCA1-associated RING domain protein 1 — protein MEDSMNMKSDRSSSSSSKTLLINPWLFHYHKLALELKCPLCLNLLRKPMLLPCNHIFCSCCIPISAQVGSDCSVCKAQYFNKDLRIAPFIENLVTIFRGLEATYCSNLFQPVSSDSGRVLEQGQASLYTGKFSKESVEGAKSSSGQSVFSLTANKRVQVPLNLNCSVEDGVGKNDKFENYNSPVVGKGGREGDKFNGAVNMNPPSDSLPMRPGNHEECRVVEIEMNQGAQSLPDSPLSFSDAKGSDDDSCDRGSEHSPENSLSKGAMNKNSEDRKRLLRHERSGNETEDGHSRDIKKQKKLNDGSSEFIPSVVSHSEISVAPNSELELESRVPPVALQHAVSNKSICAFCQSSKVSETSGPMLHYANGKKVVGDEATHSNVIHVHTICIDWAPQVYYDDNENVKNLKAEVARGAKLKCSRCGKKGAALGCYMKSCRKSYHVPCAAEIANCRWDNENFLMLCPAHSSVRFPNEKPKSGKQVLKDHPEPIQKATQQYNGWEAPSDGAKEWVLCGSALSTEERILVVKFASMCGATVTKFWKPNVTHVIAATDAQGACTRTLKVLMAILNGRWILKIDWIKACMEAMHPVNEEPYEVGLDNHGCCDGPKTGRLLALNNAPKLFNGLKFYFTGGFVPEYEEDLCDLVMTAGGTVLKSKEELVPQSCDGQAKILVVYNLDPPQGSKVGEEVDILWKRLTEAQDVAANIGSQVIGHTWLLESIAACELQPLFS, from the exons ATGGAGGATTCTATGAATATGAAGAGTGATAggagtagtagtagtagtagtaaaaCACTTCTCATCAACCCATGGCTTTTCCATTACCACAAACTCGCTCTCGAGCTCAAATGCCCTCTCtg CTTAAACTTGCTTCGCAAACCAATGTTACTCCCATGCAATCACATTTTCTGCAG ttgCTGTATACCCATTTCAGCACAGGTTGGATCAGACTGCTCTGTCTGTAAAGCTCAGTATTTCAACAAag ATTTAAGGATTGCACCTTTCATAGAAAATTTGGTTACAATCTTCAGGGGATTGGAAGCTACTTACTGTTCCAATCTTTTTCAGCCTGTTTCATCTG ATTCTGGGAGGGTTTTGGAGCAAGGCCAGGCTTCACTTTATACTGGTAAATTTAGTAAGGAGAGTGTTGAAGGGGCTAAATCAAGCAGTGGGCAGTCTGTCTTTTCATTAACGGCTAATAAGCGAGTTCAGGTTCCGTTGAATTTGAATTGTTCTGTTGAAGATGGGGTTGGCAAGAATGATAAATTTGAGAACTACAATTCACCAGTAGTTGGTAAAGGTGGCAGGGAAGGAGACAAATTTAATGGTGCCGTGAATATGAATCCACCATCAGACAGTCTACCAATGAGACCTGGGAACCACGAAGAGTGCAGAGTCGTGGAAATAGAAATGAATCAGGGGGCACAGTCACTACCAGATAGCCCTCTATCGTTTAGTGATGCCAAGGGTTCGGATGACGACAGCTGTGATCGGGGCAGTGAGCAT AGTCCAGAAAATTCTTTGAGCAAGGGAGCCATGAACAAAAATTCTGAAGATAGGAAGAGGCTATTGAGACATGAGCGTTCTGGCAATGAAACTGAAGATGGTCATTCAAGGGACatcaagaagcaaaagaaattaAACGATGGCTCATCAGAGTTCATTCCTTCAGTTGTTTCACATTCTGAAATCTCGGTGGCTCCCAATTCTGAATTGGAGCTTGAGTCTAGGGTGCCTCCTGTTGCTCTGCAGCATGCTGTGTCAAATAAAAGCATTTGTGCATTTTGCCAGTCTTCCAAAGTCTCGGAG ACTAGTGGCCCAATGTTGCATTATGCTAATGGGAAAAAGGTAGTGGGAGATGAGGCAACCCATTCAAACGTCATACATGTTCACACAATATGCATTGATTG GGCACCACAAGTATATTATGACGATAATGAAAATGTTAAGAATTTGAAGGCAGAAGTGGCAAGGGGTGCTAAGCTCAAGTGCAGCAGGTGTGGAAAGAAGGGAGCAGCCCTGGGTTGCTATATGAAATCCTGTCGAAAAAGCTATCATGTTCCTTGTGCAGCAGAAATAGCAAATTGTCGTTGGGATAAT GAAAACTTTCTCATGCTCTGTCCAGCTCATTCTTCTGTCAGGTTTCCAAATGAGAAGCCCAAGTCTGGAAAACAAGTCTTAAAGGATCATCCTGAGCCAATTCAGAA AGCAACGCAGCAGTACAACGGTTGGGAAGCTCCATCAGATGGAGCTAAAGAATGGGTTTTATGTGGATCTGCTCTATCCACAGAAGAGAGG ATTCTTGTGGTCAAGTTTGCGAGCATGTGTGGTGCAACTGTGACCAAGTTCTGGAAACCAAATGTAACACACGTGATTGCAGCCACAGATGCACAGGGTGCGTGCACCAGGACACTGAAAGTTCTAATGGCCATTTTGAATGGGAGATGGATTCTTAAAATTGACT GGATAAAAGCATGCATGGAAGCCATGCATCCTGTGAATGAAGAACCTTATGAAGTTGGTCTTGACAACCATGGTTGTTGTGATGGCCCCAAAACTGGCAGGCTTTTGGCTTTAAACAAT GCGCCAAAGCTCTTTAATGGGTTGAAGTTCTATTTCACTGGTGGCTTTGTGCCTGAATACGAGGAAGACCTCTGTGATTTGGTTATGACAGCAGGAGGTACTgttttgaaaagtaaagaagaattGGTGCCACAAAGCTGTGATGGCCAGGCAAAGATACTAGTTGTTTACAACCTTGATCCCCCACAAGGATCCAAGGTAGGAGAAGAAGTTGATATTCTTTGGAAAAGATTAACTGAGGCACAGGATGTAGCTGCCAATATTGGATCCCAAGTCATTGGTCACACATGGCTTTTGGAATCAATTGCTGCATGCGAGTTGCAGCCTCTTTTCAGCTGA